The sequence TCGGCCGACCTGGACGCCGAGGTCGTGGTCACCGGGGCCGACTGGGAATTGACGTACGACAAGCTCGCCCGTGCCTGTCTCGCCATCCGGCGCGGGGCGACCTGGGTGGCGACCAACCCGGACACGACCTTCCCGACGGAGGAGGGGCTGGTCCCCGGTGCGGGAGCGATCCTGGCGGCGCTGCGGGTGGCGACGAGCCGTGAGCCGATCGTGATCGGGAAGCCGGAGCCGGGGATGCTGCTGGAGGCCGGCGCGTTGATGGGGATCGGTCCCGAGTCGACGGCGGTGCTGGGGGACCGGCTCGACACCGATATCCAGGCGGGGCAGCGCGCGGGCTTCACCACGGTGCTGGTGCTGACGGGCGTGACCAGCGCCGCGGACCTGGCAACAGAATCGCTGCAGCCTGATCTCGTGGTGCCGGATCTGGCGCCGCTACTGGAGTACTACCGGACGCTCCAGTGAGACGCATCGGACGTTACGACGTCGAGGACCCATCCAAGATCCAGGGGCGAGACGAGGTCCAGGTGCACGACCGCAGCCTGGCCTCGCTGCGCCTACGACATGCGCTGGCGGCGCTGGCCGGCGTGCAGGGGCGTGTCCTCCTGCTCGGCTGCGGCGCAGGTCGTTACCTGCGTGCTCTGAGTCGCGAGCGGCGGGATCTCAACATCCTCGGCGCCGACCTGAGCCGTGTTGCGCTCCGGGAGGCGCGACGCCGCTCCCCCGCCCACGATCTGATCTGCCTCGATGCCAGCCTCCTCCCCTTCGCTGATGGCGTCTTCGACGCCGTCCTCTTCTTCGACCTGCTGGAGCATGTGCCGGAGCACCGGCGGATGCTCTCCGAGATCGCCCGCGTTCTCCGCCCCGGCGGCGTGTTACACGCCTTCGTGCCGCT is a genomic window of Sphaerobacter thermophilus DSM 20745 containing:
- a CDS encoding HAD-IIA family hydrolase; translation: MTLAGADIAPRLAPVRGYVIDMDGVLYRGDTALPHAREFLAALDARGIPYVMATNNSTRTPEQYTEKLARMGIPVPPERIVTSSLATRAWLEERYPAGTRVHVLGMAALRDAILGDGRFQSADLDAEVVVTGADWELTYDKLARACLAIRRGATWVATNPDTTFPTEEGLVPGAGAILAALRVATSREPIVIGKPEPGMLLEAGALMGIGPESTAVLGDRLDTDIQAGQRAGFTTVLVLTGVTSAADLATESLQPDLVVPDLAPLLEYYRTLQ
- a CDS encoding class I SAM-dependent methyltransferase; the protein is MRRIGRYDVEDPSKIQGRDEVQVHDRSLASLRLRHALAALAGVQGRVLLLGCGAGRYLRALSRERRDLNILGADLSRVALREARRRSPAHDLICLDASLLPFADGVFDAVLFFDLLEHVPEHRRMLSEIARVLRPGGVLHAFVPLEGKPGTVYHLLRRSRRIPINRWKRDHVGHVNHFTPEEVFRELWEAGLNVEDRAYGFHLVSQIHDVVDYWQRERSSGGEGLLPPAMVKAIARAVFIPTWRLSYLEDRLYRGRHLAAGLHLTARRCISSRHVDFGQRN